DNA from Triticum aestivum cultivar Chinese Spring chromosome 7D, IWGSC CS RefSeq v2.1, whole genome shotgun sequence:
TGGTCTAATCCAGCTGTCCTTCCCCACCACCTGTGACATGGACTATCCAATCATCCAATACGCGGACGACACACTCACCCTCATGCCTGCATGCGCACGTCAAGCCGCGCTCATCAAAAGGATTCTGGTAGACTATGTTTATTCGATTGGGCTGAAGCTAAATTTTCAAAAATCAACACTCATACCCATCAATATGGACGAGGAGCTCACGGCTAGTATGGCAGCTATCTTTGAGTGCTCGATTGGCACTCTCCCATTCACATACCTGGGCCTACCCCTCGGCACCTCCAGCGCCACAATTCAAGACCTCATGCCGCTCGTCAGCTCTGTTGAACGTAACCTAACCTCCACTCTGTCTCATGTCCTACGCTGGGAAGCTTACCTTGTTGAACTCGACTATCACGTACTTGCTGATCTATGCTATGTGCACACTCAAACTGCTGCCCAAGCTCATTGAAATACTGGACAAAATCAGACGACGATGCTCTGGATTAAGAAAACTGATCAAGGAGAAAAGTCTAACTCGCTGGCTGCTTGGGACATGGTTTGTAAGGCCAAAAACAAAGGAGGGCTTGGGGTTTAAAACCTTCGCCTCCAAAATGAAGCCCTGCTTATGAAGTTTCTGCACAAATTTTATAATAAACTGTACGTGCCCTGGGTGCAGCTCACTTGGGATACATATTACACCGACAAAATCCCCCATGCAGCTGATCCGATCGGTTCATTCTGGTGGCGGGACATTCTCAAGCTCACACCCATGTTTAGAGGAGTCTCAAAGATTAACATAGTATGTGTCACCACCACGCTTTTTTGGAAAGATATGTGGTCTCGTGCAACCCCCATGGACTCCCACCCCCGTGCGTTCTCCTTTACCAACCTGCCAGATGCATCAGTCGAAGATTTCCTGCGCATCACGTCAATTGGGCAAGCCTTTCATCTCCCACTCTCACCACAGGCCCATGCAGAGGTACGCGACCTCCAGGTCCTGACCACACAGTTTCAACCCACGACGGCAACCTCGGATGTGTGGCACTATGTTTGGGGAAAAACAACTTTCAAGTCGACGGACTACTACAAATTCTTACTCAAGGACGTCCAATCGCACCCGCTATTCTCCTGGATATGGAAATGCAAATGTACCATAAAAATTAAGGTCTTTGGTTGGCTACTCTTTGATGACAGGCTTAACACACGCAAAATACTAAAAAGGAGACATTACAACATTGGAGAAGATCATAACTGCCTCTTGTGTGGGCTCAATGTTGAAGAAACAGTTGATCAGATGATATTTACCTGCTCTTTTAGCCGACAATGCTGGGCGCGCCTTGACTTTGACTGGGAACCCTTCTCCGACCGATTCAATGCAATCCAACAAAGGAGGGACAACCAGGCCACACCAATGCTGATGGAAAAATTCCTTGTTGCTGCCTGGAGTCTTTGGAAAGAAAGAAATAACAAGCACTTTAGAGCTGTGGACCCGTCTATCCATTCATGGCTGAGTAGATTTCTTCACGACTTTAGTCTTCTGCAGCACAGAGTCAAAGAGGCGCATAAGCCTCTAGTGCTGGCTTTTGTAAATTCCTTTAGCTAGTATTTTTGTTTGCTTAGCTCTCTCCTCccccctgctgagggagtcctggattaaggggtcctcgggcgtccggagtATGTAAcctgggccggactaatgggctgtgaagatacaagacagaatactatctcccgtgtccggataggactctccttggtgtggaaggtaagcttggcgtgcggatatgaagattcctttctctgtaactgactttgtacaaccctagtcccctccggtgtctatataaaccggagggcttagtccgtagaggcaatcataatcacataggctagactttagggttttagccattacgatctcgtggtagatcaactcttgtaatattcatattcattaagatcaatcaagcaggaagtagggtattacctccatagagagggcccgaacctgggtaaacatcgtgtcccccgtctcctgttaccaccatccttagacgcacagttcgggaccccctacccgagatctgccggttttgacaccgacattggtgctttcattgagagttccgctgcatcgtcaccaaaaggtttgatggctccctcaatcatctacaacaacacagtccagggtgaggtcttcctccccggacagatcttcgtattcggcggcttcgcactgcgggccaacccgcttggccatctagagcagatcgacagctacgcccctggtcatctggtcaggtttggaagcttgaattatgttGCCGTCATCCGCGGAGACtagatctttgacggattcgagcccatagcAGCCGCTCcttgccaccacgatgaacatgacctagatctgtcatcgggTCGGGCCCAGGAGACAGCGCCTGCAAATGCTCTGGCTttagatctggagcagattgcgccatccgaggacgggaagttcaaccccgccacggaagccgcagactcagcggcgttggagccgcacacaggcCCAACCTCAAACGGGATTTGTGTCCTCGGAAGTTCGGACTCGACTCCAGCCACAAGCTTCGAACTGCCTACATCCGCACCCATCAAGCTCGATCAGGCGCCGATCTTCGAGTTCAGCTCCACGGTCAGCTTCCGGCACTTGcccttaggcgatgtgctaaactcattaaaaaccctctccttagcaggggactcacagccgaattatatccggttcgaactggaggctgacgacggagaatttcgctccccacccaccacccacttcattgccactgtcaaagacttaaccgacatgctagattacgactccgaagacatcgacggtatggacgacgatgccggagaggagcaggccccaaacccgccgtttaccgggcgctggacagccacctcctcgtatgacgtgtacatggtggatacacccaaaggaaATAACGACGATGGCGAGAAGGATCCAGTCGTAGATAAAACCTCCTGAGATACTGCCGAAACGCCAgcgccagcggcgccgctctaaaccacgccatggaaaaaaacagcaataccggcacaggagaaaataatactccggacgacgccgaagacaacgaagaccccgtcgagccaacttcCGAACAAGACGAACGGGAGGATGGGAAAGtcagccctaaggaacaggccgTTAACGAAGACCCGGAGGACAGCGACTATCTTCCAtcctccgaggacgaggtgagcctcggtgacaaaAACTTTATCGTGCCCGAGGACCCTGTCGATCAGGAATGCTTTAAGCtccggctaatagccacttcaaggagcctgaaaaagaaacaacagcagcttcaagctgatcaagatctactcaacgacaggtggactgatgtcctggcagccaaggaatacggacaCGAGCGCCCCactaaaagttacccaaagcgtaaactgctaccccaattcgatgacaaGGCGCTGGAGCCTGACCTACCAACTCGTAAtggggctgaccgaccaccacgtggccgggacaaagcgacaactcaagccgaacaccagcccgcactacctcgccgtaaaaacaGAGAAACAATGGCTCGaagatacacatatgacctgcggcatgacctggaaaaaagagcaggacaaaccagttcgatctacggatcgcgggggcacgCGCCGACGCGCAACAATGGCTATCCGGCctgacgtgacaaacataaccacgcccgggccaaAAATCGACGAACTCCATCCGAACTACGCCACTacttggcctgatatagaggcgccgcacaccccctttgcttcaccgacgaagtaatggaacatgacttcccagaagggtttaaacccatgaacatcgaatcatatgatgggaaaacagaccccgcggtatggattgaggattttcttctccatattcatatggcccgcggtgatgatcttcacgccatcaaatacctcccgctaaaactcaagggacctgctcggcactggctgaacagtttgcccgaaaattcaattggcagctgggaggacttggaagacgccttcctcgacaacttccaaggcacatacgtccgacctccagatacagacgacttaagtcacatagttcaacagcccggagagtcagccaggaaattctggactaggttcttaactaaaaagaaccaaatcgtcgactgtccggatgctgaagccctagcggcctttaaacacagtatccgtgacgaatggctcgcccgacacctcggccaagaaaagccgaagtccatggcagccctgacataccttatgacccgcttttgcgcgggcgaggataggtggctagcccgtagcaataacaatacaagcgaacctggcacttctgaagccagaaatagcaacggcaagccccgacgcaacagacacaagcgtcgaaacaacggtgataacaccgatgatacggcggtcaacgctggattcagtggctctaaatccggtcagcggaagaagccatataaaaagAACAATttgggcccgtccagcttggaccgcatactcgatcgtccttgtcaaatccacggcactcctgataaaccagccaatcataccaacagcaactgttgggttttcaaacaggcccacaagttaaatgccgagaacaaagataacgggtcgcaaagtgaggacgatgacgaggagccccggccaccgaacacagggggacagaagaagttcccccccccccacccaagttaaaacggtgaatatgatatatgctacgcatatccccaagagggagcgcaagtgcactctcagggacgtctacgcgatggagccaatcACCCCaatgttcaacccatggtcatcctgcccgatcactttcgatgcagggaccatccgaccagtatccgtcatggcggttcagccgcactggtcattgacccaatcattgacggagtccacctcacacgagtcctcatggaccgtggcagcagtctgaacctgctctatcaggatacagtgtgcaagatgggcatcgatccctcaaggatcaaacacacaaaaactacctttaaaggagtcataccaggtgtagaggcccgctgtatgggctcaatcacactggaggtggtattcggatctccggacaacttccaaagcgaagagttgatcttcgatatcgtccccttccgcagcggctaccacgcactgctcggacgaaccgcattcactcgattcaatggggtgccacactacgcttatctcaagctcaagatgcccggaccacgcggtgtcataacagtcaatgggaacacagaacgctccctctgtaccgaggagcacaccgctgctctCACAGaagaagcacagagcggccttttcaagtaGAACCTCAATTCGGCGGCCAGGTTcttggacactgtcaaacgagtccgaactactctgaaGCAGGACaatccagctcgtcaagagcttgcctagcaatttggcctccgtcccagtcacgATAAAACGGCAGTGttcgtgccgcacgtacataactacgcactcaaaataccaggGGCACACACGGAGGCACAGCTGGATCGTGGTCCATAATATGGCTGAACCCCCCCTGAatccacatactttcacttttctttttttatccttttcaggttccTTTTTCCAGGCCTTTCTTGCTGGCCTGGTTGGcggacctatcaagggacggatacaccaagatggTGAGAAGCATTGATCGTATAAGAGAATTTTCGGGTCGTCTCTTTAAATGATCGTTATGCCTGTTTTCAGTACCCACACGTAGCtttcccttggtcgtggcatgttaaatagcccggttgcttatcgcactacttgtacaaattcAACTATAATGGAATAtagtttgtctttttctttttgatattcttatcaattgcatCCGTACATTCTGGTAAGCCTtatttcgccaggggcttcattacgcccATAATACGGCACCAAAGTCCGAACACTCTTTAcaatatagttcggcaccccgaaatttagcattatatgcatcggctccgaatcatgtctttggtcaatagttgggttgcacggctcctgtgcttactaccttacgttccgctatatcggctagggtagtagagggagaactactgcgattgtgtcctggttcttccggatgagcacctcagtagagaaagccgaaaactgactgtcatgatggggcgtgagccggtcagctgttcgagaggttacaaaatctTTTGCGATTAAttccgcattatgcgacgaatCGGTTTCTTATCCGATTAAATGTTCGCAGCATCCCAAGTTCGGACttacgaatactaggggctgcgctaaatttctattataaaactcctatggctaagtgagggtgataaagtcacatagtctgattgcctggttcgttgcgctaaacacctccttcaaggaccaaaactttggatcaagagtgtttagattccatcccgaacacccccgtactacctacgtgggggctgaagccgacgactggccaactctcagatttaactaaacggccgcacaggaggaaatatgTGAGataataaacaagcattatattacataaataACTTTGTTTCGTCATACAAGCCAAGATAACACGAATGCATTCATTCGAAGATAATGACTTTGGCACACTGGCCTGCTaaaatgcgggatccctccagaacatcaccaaaataacgctcgggcgtgcggtggtccttgcccgcgggcggtccctcggtcgcgagcttgacggcgtccatcctcgcccactgcaccttgacacgggcgaaggccatccgcgcaccttcaatgcagaccggccgcttgatggcgtcaagccgagggcaggcatcgaccagacgcttcacgagtccgaagtaactgctgggtatggctccgccaggccacagccggattatcaaatccttcatggctagttcggccaccctatgcagttcgaccaactgtttcaactgatcgctaaagggcatcggatgttctggcgcaaggtattgcgaccaaaacagcttctccgttgagctcccctcttcggcacggaataattccgcagcatcagcaatgctgcacggcagatccacaaacgctcctggcgaaatccaaatccgggttagtaataagtaccttttcttcacatacttgctttgcataatgaaggccttacccgtcgtaattttcttggcctcttggatttcctggggggcgccctgggcttcaacccgggcatcttgcGCGCTTGATCcgcaatcttgcgctccaaggactcgcatttctttacagcgtcctggagctcttgttggacctcaccaaccctggcctcgtgcttttcacggaCGGACTGTTCATCCGCCGCTCTCTTCTCGGCTTCGGCTAGCGCGgccttgagggtctccacctctgtcgcagctcctacaaatatcatggcagTATTGTCAACACAAATCATTTATCCTTTCTGATATACAGAAGGGCATGGCATACCTTGTTTGTCCTCCAGCTGCTTtctcacacggccgagctcttcctggGCCCGcgccagactctgctttagtctggagacttcggcagcatgggaGGTCGCCgccagcagcaacgcctgcttTTTCAACATAGACATGTATTGCTagtttcctgcgaaaattatttgatcctctgtccggctttttctttccgaacaccgaacagagtcccaggggctactgtctagaCTGTGATattctttttacataattgcgttgcttacctcaaagcctgttagaaggctggtgcaggcttctgTCAGTCCGTTCTTAACGGACtgcaccctctcaaccaccgtacccatgagggtacggtgttcctcgacAATGGAAGCACTTCGTAGCGCTTCCTGTAgagtgtccggtgcctctggttggacagaggtcaccggcgcaATAGGCACACCCCCTTCTCTCGAAGAAGGCTACCTGCCGGATTCCGAAGATGAAGACCGCTCGAGGTCggtacgagccggactgcaagtacACAATTTAATATGTTAAAACAATGAAGAAAAGAGGCTGGGTGTATGCGTCAGGATCTTTGAGTACTCACGATCCGGCCGGGGGCTTATGTGTTGGAATCATTAGATCACCACCTTCATCTTCAGTGATCTTCATCGCATCAGGATCCACGTTCGACATGTTTTTAACTGGGAACATCATGAGAGGCTCCTACTGTGATtaaacaaagtcaaaatttattgtTCATATTTACATGGACCACCACTTTGGAAAGAGGGAATAGGTAAGGAAGAGTAGAGATCATTAAGAACAGAGGTTAAGCTACAGAGATCAAGAAGGTCGAACAAAAAGCCTTATTAGATTCCTTGGCCCTACGAATCAAGAAGACTTCAAACAACATTTTGGTGTCTTTCGAAGTGACCTTAGTCTCTGGCATCTTCGCGAAGATGCCAAACCTGTGTGCCTTCTTTCCCTCCTTCACGTGATTGGACGTGACACTTGCCTCCTCCTTCGTAATGATGTCTACGGACATTTCTCGTCTTGGCCACGGCCCTTTCCTACTCTTCCTCCCACTTCCTCCCCCGGCTCCTAATCATCTTCTTGCATGAAAAAAAAAATCACTTCTTGTGTTGGGACAATTGGATCACCACCTTCATCTTCATTGACCATGGCAGTCTTGACGGAATTGGCAATCAAGGACAGCCACTTGCTTTGCCCATTCTACATCATCCAACAATACATATAGATGAAGTGTTTGTTCTCCGTACTGTGGTATAACATGCACGTACATACGGAATAGCAAAGGAAGATAATGGATGGTCAATATGTCGCAACATTAGGCAAATCAATAAAATGACCAACGCATAGAGCAACAAGCCACAAAACTTACAAGGTCGAAGAGTGACTCGCCACTTGGAAACCGGTTTTGCACTTGTCTGCATGTGTTGCAATACTTGTTGATGGCCTCTTGAATGTTGTGCCATCGATGACTAAGCGACTTCGGATTTCGATCATGAATCACTTTGATGCAGTAACCATTATATCACTTTTGCTCGTGAAACCAATCATGCACACTTTACCAAAATGCCCCGCCATTTTGCTTCGTGCCATGAAATAAACCGATACTAGTGGCCAATCACGCCTCACACAATAATTCATCATGTTGGGTGCACATCTGCTAGGTGTCTGGCTGCGGCTCGAAGTCCTACACACCCGACATTTGCGACTGGAAAGCGCCGCCAATTGCGACTCTTTGAAGATCGTAGTCAGTATTGTGATCGACGATAAACGAGATTCGATGGCCAGAGGTGAGGGAGGATAGGGACACTCTCAAATATGAGGAATCAACAGAGGAAGCATATGAAGGAAAATTAAACTACGTAGGGGATGAGTCACGTAGGGATGCAGAGTGATCACGATATCACGAATTCACGAGAATACTCGTGTATAGCTAGCTTCCGATGTTGCGCGTGCGTCCTTGATGATGCACGTAGGGAAGCAGAGTGATCACAGTCTGGACGATGGTGCCCAGCACGGCCATGGAGCCCAAGACCCACGCCACGGCGAGCCACGGGTTGCGGAAGCGGTGCCGCATGACCCAGGCACGCCACCGGTTGAGGCGCGACCGGTGGTGCGACCGCAGCCTCACGCCCACCGTGCTCAGGTAGTGCCCGCCGGACGGGTCGAAGACGAGCCCCTGCGCCAGCCCCCGGAACAGCGCGCacacctcggcgtcgtcgcccAGGTGGTGCTCAATGACCCCGTGCCGCGACAGCAGGGCCACGTCCTCCGGCCCGCCCAGCAGCTGCGACATGAACATCACATACGCCGTCACGTAGCTGGTGGCGCCGCTGGTGGCCGTGTCGTCGTACCGCTGCTCGTAAACGAGGACGTTGCGGAGGATGTAATTGGTCCTCTCGTCCACCCTCACTTGCGCCATCCTCAGCACCCCGTCGGAGAAGGTCACGTCCAGCAAGGGGCGCCGCGAGCTGCCGTCCGCTTCACTGTTCAACCGCCTGAACTTGACACCGGCCTCGTGGTACTCGATGGCTCGCCGGAATCTTCCATAATCACCGCATGCGCCTCTGCAAGGACGATTATTAACACAACTGAGATAGAGGTAACCGTCGCAAAAAAGAACAGGTAGCTACTCACAGTGACTTGTCGAGGTTGCTTGGCCTCAGTATTCATGGCACAGATGTACCAAATGGTGGCACTTCGCCGGTGGAAAGCTGGTCGCTGCCGGGGCGTCATTCATAATTCTTTTGATGGTCCTCCAGGCTAGCTCTTCAACCGTGTCCATTCCATTTCCACCAATGCCGTATCGCAAGCGGTGGATCCTCTGGACGACGAAGAATGGTATCTGGTTCTCCAGCATCATCAAGTCATGTTCGATACTGATGACAACGCTGGTCCTCGGCCTGCAGTTCCCTTGTCCATTGTTGTTGCTGCTGCACCCTGGAGCTGGAGGTGGAAGCGGCGGCGGCTCATAGCCGAGAAACTTGAGCACTGTAATCAGCTGGAACCCATCGAGCAGTAGCATCCTGCAGAACGCGCCCCACTCCATGGCGACGTCTCCGTCGTAGCGGCTCCTGGCGTCGGCCTCAACGGACGCTATGGCCTCCATGTACTCTTCCACCGACGGCCCGCCGTCTTGGAGGGCGTAGGCCAGGTTCTCTAGCTTGCGCTCGTCGGTGCGCCGCATCTCCTCCGTGGCGGAGTCGCCGCGGTGATATGGCCCAGGGACAGGAACCTCGGCTGGTAGGCGCCCTCGTCGGCGGCGAGGAACGTCTCGGGAACGCGATAGATCTCTGGTTTCCCTGGTCGGGGCACCCGGCTAGCACAcatttcatgcatgatgatttCGGAGAGCTCGTGAATGCGGCCATCGATGTCAAGGTCATTGCCGCCGTTGGCATCGGTTAGCCCTGCTTGTGCATATGTATACGGAGATTATCAGGCCAGTGGACATAGATTGCAACAAGGTGAAGCTGGACTCACCAGTCAAGGTATCGGCGAAGGGTGGTACTGCTGCAAGCTCAACTCCGTTCTCCGGCATTGGAGCGGCACTGCTTCCCGACGGAATCCGGGACACTTGGCTGAAGAGTCCAAAGATGCTAAAAGAGTTGGGCACTTGGCTGCCGAGTCCACACTATTCACATGGAATGGAAGCCAGGCGGACAACGACGCACTAGTCCATTTTAGTCTCTCCTTTCAAATGGGTCGCTTTACCCTTAGGATTTATTTGGATTTCTGTATTGGAAAGCCCCGTATTAAACTGGACTGTAATTTCAATTCAGTGAGGAAACAAAAATGGCACGAGGTGGGCAGCCGCCGGAGACCTGCTAGATCAGATCTCGCATGGTTGAGTTCTCCGGTGGGTGTTGTGTCGGCGGCGTGGGCTCTGGCGGGTGTGCACTACCAGGGAAAATCTTATAGGCAGATgtttactagtagcgcgggtttataccactcgctactgctacttactagtagcgcgggtttttatccctcgctactgctaagttgttagtagtagcgcggattttcacccctcgctactactaagcggtctctaccgtgccccccggaaTATGCCATAGTAGCAGTGAGGGGTATaaatccgcgctactactaacaactTAGCaatagcgaggggtaaaaacccacgCTGCTACTAACTACATGGTTTTTGAAGAGTCCTGAAATCCCCATCTCCTTCCCCAAATCCTTCCTCTCCCCCGTcactcccccccctctctctccataGGCTCTCACATGGACCCCCTACGCATGCGCGCCTCCTCCTTCATGGCGCCAAAAGATGcggccgcctcgcgccgccgacATCCCAgagctcgccggtcttccccgCATCTCCATGCCACCACGCTGGAGCACCTCACCACCAGCGACCAACCCCACTACtactccatctccttcctctctccctcgtttttcttttctctctcttccaCTAGTTTGACTCATCCTCCCATGTCCTTGCTCGTGCAGGTCGTCGCCATGGACGACCAGGAGCTCGCTGCCTTGGCTGCGAAGAGGAGCCCAACGCCGCCACCTTTGCTAGGCCATGGATCCAGGCCCTCTGCAGCAGGCGTCACTGGATCTGGTCTGCCGCTTCCCCTTCCGCAGCTCCGGCGACCCCTAGCGTCGCTGGATCGAACCATTGCTGCCATTGACAGCACGCACGGGATTaagaatttttttttttttgaaattaatagtagtagcgcggtggtACCCACGCTACTACTGACAGACGTAGTAGTAGCACGgacgcacccgcgctactactacaagttagctgtagcgccgtagtagtagcgcgggcacccgcgctactactagctatttaacccgcactactactaggcttttccctagtagtggtgggcTTGGCAGTATCCGGTGGTTTCGGGAGCTGATGGTGCTCTGGCGTGGTGGGCGCCTTGGTGAGCGTGTCCGGCGGAGATGGGCTTA
Protein-coding regions in this window:
- the LOC123169784 gene encoding uncharacterized protein isoform X2 — translated: MAQVRVDERTNYILRNVLVYEQRYDDTATSGATSYVTAYVMFMSQLLGGPEDVALLSRHGVIEHHLGDDAEVCALFRGLAQGLVFDPSGGHYLSTVGVRLRSHHRSRLNRWRAWVMRHRFRNPWLAVAWVLGSMAVLGTIVQTVITLLPYVHHQGRTRNIGS
- the LOC123169784 gene encoding uncharacterized protein isoform X1; this translates as MRRTDERKLENLAYALQDGGPSVEEYMEAIASVEADARSRYDGDVAMEWGAFCRMLLLDGFQLITVLKFLGYEPPPLPPPAPGCSSNNNGQGNCRPRTSVVISIEHDLMMLENQIPFFVVQRIHRLRYGIGGNGMDTVEELAWRTIKRIMNDAPAATSFPPAKCHHLVHLCHEY